In a single window of the Nicotiana tomentosiformis chromosome 10, ASM39032v3, whole genome shotgun sequence genome:
- the LOC104107126 gene encoding probable LRR receptor-like serine/threonine-protein kinase At1g06840: MEGVRYSGYVFTTAIYCFMLLTVAQVTHPSEVSALVSVKSGLVDNKEYLKDWQKGTDPCLSNWTEVYCFNKVGEYGYLHVRELRLMNMNLSGSLAPELGQLSHLKIMNFMWNDLTGSVPGEIGKIKSLKLLLLNGNRFSGSLPDQLGYLWNLRIFQIDQNQISGSIPKSFSHLNSMQHIHFNNNSLSGQIPKELSNISTLIHLLLDNNNLSGYLPPEFSAFPSIRIIQLDNNNFTRSEVPASYGNISSLVKLSLRNCKLQGSIPDLSRIQNLSYLDLSWNQLSGSIPQNKLSNNMTTIILSHNRLDGSIPKSFQSLPSLQKLSVENNLLNGSFSTDIWQKKFTSTSRLVIDLRNNSLSDISSTLEPPPNVTIRLQGNPVCSNENVRNIIKFCGSEARAEHETSNSTNVNGSCPIHACPKDNYYEYVPTSPVPCSCASPLRVGWRLKSPSFSYFDPYAHYFLLYMTSDLHLDLNQMLIESSSWEEGPRLRMHLKVFPAVGVSTFNKSEVIRISELFSSWDISVVDLFGPYELLNFTLLGPYSYLNPDIQAKHKSKGALIAAIVAGVFAAFVSTIIAVLIKRQHAKYQSILSSRKRLSSRLSIKMDGIKSFTFREMNIATNNFDNSNQVGEGGYGTVFKGILADKTIVAIKRAKEGSLQGQKEFLTEISLLSRLHHRNLVSLLGYCDEGEQMLVYEFMCNGTLRNWISVTCKESLKFGARLQIALGAAKGILYLHTEAHPPIFHRDIKASNILLDSKMTAKVADFGLSRLAPVQDDEGVLPNHVSTIVKGTPGYLDPEYFLTRKLTDKSDVYSLGVVFLEILTGMRPISHGKNIVREVHLAQDSEKMYSVMDSTMGPYPSECMEKFAALALKCCEDKPEDRPSMLEVVRELETIQSILNMIPDTEADTVDSKAKFNEPKSSSSFSETTSRDAFLSSDVMGGYSFSGVSLTMPR, translated from the exons TCTCAGCTTTGGTATCTGTAAAAAGTGGTTTAGTTGATAATAAGGAGTATCTGAAGGATTGGCAGAAGGGTACTGATCCATGTTTATCAAACTGGACTGAAGTTTATTGTTTTAACAAAGTTGGAGAATATGGGTACTTGCATGTCAGAGAGCT CCGTTTGATGAATATGAATCTTTCTGGAAGTTTAGCTCCTGAGCTTGGACAACTATCCCATCTTAAAATTAT GAATTTCATGTGGAATGATTTGACTGGAAGTGTACCGGGAGAGATTGGAAAAATCAAGTCTTTGAAACTTCT GCTCTTGAACGGAAACCGATTTTCAGGATCTTTACCTGATCAGCTTGGATATCTCTGGAACCTGAGAATATTCCAGATAGACCAGAACCAGATATCTGGAAGCATTCCTAAATCCTTTTCCCATTTAAATAGTATGCAACATAT CCACTTCAACAACAACTCATTAAGTGGTCAAATCCCTAAAGAGCTTTCCAATATCTCCACTCTGATTCACTT GCTTTTGGACAATAATAATCTTTCAGGATACCTTCCTCCTGAGTTTTCAGCATTTCCGTCTATTCGGATAAT CCAACTTGATAACAACAATTTCACCCGTTCCGAGGTTCCAGCTTCTTATGGAAACATTTCATCATTAGTGAAACT AAGTCTCAGAAATTGCAAGTTGCAAGGATCCATTCCTGATCTTAGCAGAATACAGAACCTAAGCTATCT TGATCTCAGCTGGAATCAACTGTCTGGATCAATACCTCAGAATAAGCTTTCCAACAATATGACAACTAT TATTCTGTCACACAATCGTCTTGATGGATCTATTCCAAAGAGCTTTCAATCTCTTCCTTCTTTGCAGAAACT GTCAGTGGAGAACAATCTTTTGAATGGTTCCTTTTCTACCGACATTTGGCAAAAGAAGTTTACTTCAacttccagacttgtgat TGATCTTCGGAATAATTCACTTTCAGACATTTCGAGTACTCTTGAACCTCCTCCGAATGTCACTATAAG GTTGCAGGGAAATCCTGTGTGCAGCAATGAGAATGTAAGAAACATCATCAAATTCTGTGGTTCTGAAGCCAGAGCAGAACATGAGACAAGTAACTCGACGAATGTAAATGGCTCTTGTCCTATTCATGCATGCCCTAAGGATAACTATTATGAATATGTCCCAACATCACCTGTTCCTTGCTCTTGTGCCTCACCTCTAAGAGTTGGATGGCGGCTGAAAAGTCCTAGTTTTTCTTACTTTGATCCATATGCGCATTATTTTTTGCTGTATATGACTAGTGATCTTCATTTGGACCTTAACCAAATGTTGATTGAATCAAGTTCTTGGGAAGAAGGACCTCGTCTCCGAATGCACTTGAAGGTTTTCCCAGCAGTTGGTGTCAGTACATTTAATAAAAGTGAGGTCATTCGTATCAGCGAGCTTTTCTCATCTTGGGATATCAGTGTAGTTGACCTTTTCGGACCTTATGAACTTCTTAACTTCACTCTGCTGGGACCTTATTCGTACT TGAATCCTGATATTCAAGCTAAACATAAAAGCAAAGGTGCTTTGATAGCTGCAATTGTAGCAGGTGTTTTTGCTGCATTTGTTTCAACAATTATCGCTGTGTTAATCAAAAGACAACATGCCAAATACCAAAGCATCTTATCATCTAGGAAACGTTTAT CCTCAAGGCTCTCTATAAAAATGGATGGCATTAAAAGCTTCACTTTCAGAGAAATGAATATTGCCACTAACAACTTTGATAACTCAAATCAAGTTGGGGAAGGAGGATATGGGACTGTTTTTAAGGGAATTTTAGCTGACAAAACAATCGTTGCTATCAAACGAGCAAAAGAAGGATCGCTACAAGGGCAAAAGGAATTCTTGACAGAGATATCGTTGTTATCAAGGTTACATCACCGAAATCTAGTTTCGTTGCTAGGATACTGTGATGAAGGAGAACAG ATGCTGGTTTATGAGTTCATGTGCAATGGAACTTTGCGAAACTGGATTTCTG TTACATGTAAAGAGAGTTTGAAGTTTGGAGCAAGATTACAGATTGCATTGGGTGCAGCTAAGGGCATCCTTTACCTTCATACAGAAGCTCACCCGCCGATATTCCACAGGGACATCAAAGCCAGCAATATTCTTCTAGACTCTAAAATGACAGCTAAAGTAGCTGATTTTGGATTGTCTAGGCTTGCACCTGTCCAAGATGATGAAGGTGTATTACCTAATCATGTATCAACTATTGTGAAGGGAACACCT GGATACCTTGATCCTGAATATTTCTTGACCCGTAAATTGACTGATAAAAGTGATGTCTATAGTCTTGGAGTTGTATTTCTGGAAATCTTAACCGGCATGCGCCCAATCTCACACGGGAAAAACATTGTTCGCGAG GTACACTTGGCTCAGGACTCGGAGAagatgtactcagtcatggacaGTACAATGGGACCTTATCCTTCTGAATGCATGGAAAAGTTTGCGGCTTTGGCCCTTAAGTGTTGCGAGGACAAACCAGAAGACAGACCTTCAATGTTAGAAGTGGTCAGGGAGTTGGAAACTATTCAATCTATTCTCAACATGATTCCAGATACTGAAGCCGACACAGTAGATTCTAAAGCCAAGTTTAatgaaccaaagtcatcgtcttcATTTTCCGAAACCACTAGCAGAGATGCATTTCTATCATCTGATGTAATGGGAGGTTACAGTTTCAGTGGTGTCAGTCTCACTATGCCTCGCTAA
- the LOC104107127 gene encoding protein RETICULATA-RELATED 3, chloroplastic-like, with protein sequence MVAMSQLCYTPLTGYSQNHNLNQSCYISGISNRFCGNKFQQKLCFNPLKNSHISSNKLDQDLLLKFQVPCAGGGDGGSIGIGRGSGGGGGDSGGWSKGGDSEDSKSSWDSIGPIGAFVNGWRSRVAADPQFPFKVLMEELVGVSANVLGDMASRPNFGLNELDFVFSTLVVGSIMNFVLMYLLAPTASASIQTLPSIFANCPPSHMFQPGSYGLLSRLGTFVYKGTQFAAVGFTAGLVGTALSNGLIKMRKKMDPNFETPNKPPPTLLNAATWAIHMGISSNLRYQTLNGIEFVLAKGLPPLVFKSSVVVLRCVNNLLGGATFVILAKMTGSQKANEGKIVGVEDGLVAEKERLLDQNGNMHTVDSASK encoded by the coding sequence ATGGTGGCGATGTCTCAACTTTGTTACACTCCACTTACTGGCTACTCTCAGAATCATAACTTAAACCAAAGTTGTTACATTTCTGGTATCTCAAACAGATTTTGTGGCAATAAGTTCCAGCAAAAACTCTGCTTTAACCCTTTAAAAAATAGCCATATTAGTTCTAATAAGTTGGATCAAGATTTGTTGCTGAAGTTTCAAGTTCCTTGTGCTGGTGGTGGTGATGGAGGAAGTATTGGGATTGGAAGGGGtagtgggggtgggggtggtgaTAGTGGGGGGTGGAGTAAGGGTGGAGATTCAGAAGATTCAAAGTCTTCTTGGGATAGTATTGGACCAATTGGTGCTTTTGTTAATGGTTGGAGATCAAGGGTTGCTGCAGATCCACAGTTTCCTTTTAAGGTTCTAATGGAGGAATTAGTTGGTGTAAGTGCTAATGTTCTTGGTGACATGGCATCTAGGCCTAATTTCGGACTTAATGAACTCGATTTCGTGTTTTCAACACTTGTTGTTGGATCAATTATGAACTTTGTGTTGATGTATTTATTGGCACCAACTGCATCCGCTTCGATTCAAACGCTGCCTTCGATTTTCGCTAACTGTCCGCCAAGCCACATGTTTCAGCCCGGTTCTTATGGTTTGTTGAGTAGGCTTGGAACTTTTGTGTATAAAGGAACTCAGTTTGCTGCAGTTGGATTTACCGCAGGGCTTGTTGGAACTGCACTATCTAATGGTTTAATCAAGATGAGGAAAAAGATGGATCCGAATTTCGAAACGCCAAACAAGCCACCTCCAACACTTTTAAATGCTGCAACTTGGGCAATACATATGGGAATCAGTAGTAACTTAAGATATCAAACACTTAACGGTATTGAGTTTGTGCTAGCCAAAGGTCTTCCACCTTTGGTATTTAAGTCCTCGGTTGTGGTTTTGAGATGTGTGAATAACCTTCTTGGGGGAGCGACATTCGTCATCTTGGCGAAGATGACAGGTTCGCAGAAAGCAAATGAAGGAAAGATAGTTGGCGTTGAAGACGGATTAGTTGCAGAGAAAGAGAGGTTGCTGGACCAGAATGGCAATATGCATACTGTTGATTCTGCTTCGAAGTGA
- the LOC104107128 gene encoding KH domain-containing protein At3g08620-like, which produces MSGLYNNNHNFSPSRAASPQIRTSNPDVDSNQYLSELLAEHQKVGPFMQVLPICSTLLNQEILRVSGMTPNQILGELDRFRHRSPSPMTSANVMSNVAGTGLGGWSGLAQERLSGPSGMSMDWHGAPASPSSYTVKRILRLEIPLETYPNFNFVGRLLGPRGNSLKQVEATTGCRVYIRGRGSIKDPDQEENLRGIPGYEHLNEPLHILIEADLPANIVDIRLRQAQEIIEELLKPVDESQDYIKRQQLYELSMLNSNFREESPGPSGSVSPFNSGGLKRPKTGR; this is translated from the exons ATGTCAGGTTTATATAATAATAATCACAACTTCTCACCTTCTAGAGCTGCATCTCCCCAGATTAGAACTTCTAATCCAGATGTTGACAG TAATCAGTACTTGTCAGAACTGTTGGCTGAACATCAAAAGGTTGGTCCATTCATGCAAGTTCTTCCCATTTGTAGCACTCTCTTGAATCAAG AGATCTTAAGGGTATCAGGAATGACGCCAAACCAGATTCTTGGCGAGCTAGACAGATTTCGGCATAGAAGTCCAAGCCCTATGACTTCAGCAAACGTTATGTCAAATGTTGCTGGAACTGGATTAGGTGGTTGGAGCGGACTTGCGCAGGAG agattaagtggACCTTCTGGAATGTCAATGGACTGGCATGGGGCACCAGCAAGTCCTAGTTCATACACTGTGAAAAGGATATTGCGCTTAGAAATTCCATTAGAAACTTATCCAAAT TTCAATTTTGTTGGGCGACTTCTGGGTCCGAGGGGAAATTCTTTGAAACAGGTGGAAGCTACTACAGGATGTCGTGTATATATTAGAGGAAGAGGGTCAATAAAGGACCCCGATCAG GAGGAGAACCTACGCGGAATACCAGGATATGAGCACCTGAATGAACCACTCCATATTTTAATCGAGGCGGATTTACCAGCCAATATCGTGGATATTAGATTGAGACAGGCACAAGAAATAATAGAGGAGTTGCTCAAGCCAGTG GACGAATCACAAGATTATATAAAGAGACAACAATTGTACGAACTTTCCATGCTAAATTCAAATTTCAGGGAAGAGAGTCCTGGACCAAGTGGCAGTGTCTCTCCTTTCAATAGTGGTGGATTGAAACGTCCCAAGACCGGCCGTTGA
- the LOC138900609 gene encoding uncharacterized protein: MVIAWLLNSLSKDIAESVIYSQTAKELWGDLEERYGQADGAKLFQLHREINNIFQGTNDVAAYFTRLKRIWDQMKVLNTFMTCCYESKYGAKTHNHKMNEDQKLIQFLMRLNESYSGVRENILMMKPLPTTSQDYSIILHEESQREKTNNENKGGNQNSSNEPRRSNMFCSYCKKPRHQRGKCYKLIGYPQSLKFTKPKRNYGSAQVNVVAIEESEGSGSGIISGGALPSLMNSQGFTKEQCEQLINMIQFVQGGGSNASGSDANASANFVGKCYTFYTFISCFTAFSTSKCWIIDSDASQYMTHDKTLLNNFKELSVPIQVTLPNSYRVKRQVVLGKNIDGLYVLEDVSTQSRVSNSESMSNSVSVPVKSMFSFPKSHVKTCSVVNSESLVQSCSPVSEFVQASVIGSFPSNESSNINEVAVSDFMSSNKL, from the exons ATGGTCATTGCTTGGTTGTTGAACTCCTTGAGCAAAGACATAGCTGAAAGTGTTATTTACTCTCAGACTGCTAAAGAACTTTGGGGTGACTTGGAAGAAAGGTATGGTCAAGCTGATGGTGCAAAGCTTTTCCAACTACATAGGGaaatcaataatattttccaGGGAACAAATGATGTGGCAGCTTACTTCACTAGACTCAAAAGGATCTGGGATCAAATGAAGGTCCTCAATACCTTCATGACTTGCTGCTATGAAAGCAAATATGGGGCTAAGACTCACAATCACAAGATGAATGAAGAccaaaagcttattcaatttttaATGAGATTAAATGAGAGTTATTCTGGTGTGAGGGAAAACATACTCATGATGAAGCCCCTTCCCACTACTTCCCAAGACTATTCAATCATCTTGCATGAAGAGTCACAAAGAGAG AAAACTAACAATGAAAACAAAGGGGGAAATCAGAACAGTAGCAATGAACCAAGGAGAAGTAATATGTTTTGCTCATACTGTAAGAAACCTAGACATCAAAGGGGAAAATGCTACAAACTTATTGGTTATCCACAGTCTTTAAAGTTCACTAAGCCAAAGAGAAACTATGGGAGTGCCCAAGTTAATGTTGTAGCTATTGAGGAAAGTGAAGGATCAGGAAGTGGAATTATTTCTGGTGGTGCTTTACCAAGTCTGATGAACTCACAAGGATTTACTAAAGAGCAATGTGAACAACTGATAAACATGATTCAATTTGTCCAGGGTGGAGGTTCTAATGCTTCAGGTTCTGATGCTAATGCTAGTGCCAACTTTGTGGGTAAATGTTATACTTTTTACACTTTTATATCCTGTTTTACTGCCTTTTCAACATCCAAGTGTTGGATAATAGATTCTGATGCCTCTCAATATATGACTCATGATAAAACTCTCTTAAACAACTTTAAGGAACTTTCTGTACCCATTCAAGTTACACTACCAAATTCTTACAGAGTTAAG AGGCAAGTGGTGCTTGGTAAAAATATTGATGGTCTATATGTGCTGGAAGATGTTTCAACTCAGTCTAGGGTGTCAAATTCTGAGTCTATGTCAAATTCTGTTTCTGTTCCTGTTAAGTCAATGTTTTCTTTCCCTAAAAGTCATGTTAAGACTTGTAGTGTTGTTAATTCAGAGTCACTTGTTCAATCTTGTAGTCCAGTTTCTGAATTTGTTCAAGCGTCTGTAATTGGATCTTTTCCATCTAATGAAAGTTCAAATATCAACGAAGTTGCAGTTTCTGATTTTATGAGTTCTAACAAACTTTGA